The Vulcanimicrobium alpinum sequence AGCGGCGGCGCCGCGGTGCGCGCGATCGTGTCGGCGACGACGACGATCCCCGCTCCGGCCGGGACGCTCGCCGGGATGCTCCAGCGCGTGTCCGCTCCGCAGAACGCGCGCACCACGTGCGGCACGATCAGGCCGACGAAGCCGATGACGCCGCTCACGCTGACCGCGGCCGCAGTGAGCAGCGATGCGGCGATCAGCACGATCCAACGCGTGCGTTCCAAATCGACGCCGAGCGAACGGGCGCGCACGTCGCCGACGCGGATCGCGTTGAGCGCCGGGACGACCGATGCCGCGAGGATCGCGCCGACCGCGGCGTACAGCGCCGCCCAGCCGAGATCGCTCCAGCCGTGGCCGACCAGCGATCCGCCGAGCCACGCGAGGATGCTCAGCGAGACGCTCGCGTTCGGCGCCAGCAGGATCACCAGCGTCGTCATCCCGGCGAACAGCGACGACACGGCGATCCCGGCCAGGATCAGACGTTCCGGTGAGAGACCGCGACCGCTGCGCGCGAGCGACGCGACGCCGAGCGTCGTCCCCAGCGCGACGCCGAAGGCGAGCACGCCGTAGAGCGGCGGCGGCATACCGATCGCGATCGCGACCGCGATCGAAAATGCGGCGCCCGCGCTGCCGCCGGTCAGATACGGATCGACCAGCGGATTGCGCAGCATCCCCTGGAGCAGCGAACCGCTCAGCGCGAGCGCGGCGCCGACGAGCGCGGCGATCAGCACGCGCGGCAGGCGCAGCGCCCACAGCACCGTGCTCACCTGGTCCGCGGCGCGCGGATGCGCGAGCGCCGCGAAGATCGCGCGGGGATCGAACGCGACCGCTCCGGCCGCGATGCCGAGCGCGATCGCTCCCGCGACCAGCGCACACAGCGCGGCGAGCGCGAGCGCGCGGCGCAGATTCAGCGCCATCGCGCCGCCTGCGTCACGAGCGCTTCGACGGCGTCGGGGACGCGCGGTCCGGGACGCAGCAGATCGTCGTCGGGGACGCGCACGATGTGCCCGGCGCGCACGGCGCGCAGCCGCGCCCACGGCTCGCCGGTGAACTGCGTCGCCGATTCCGGGACAATGATGAGATCGGGCTGCGCGGCGAGGAGCCGTTCGGCGGAGAACTCCGGCCACGGCGTGCGGGCCGCGCCCGCAACGTTGGCGAGGTTGGCGGCGCGCAAGAGATCGTCGACGTACGAGCCGGCGCCGGCGGTGACGATCGGATCGCGTCCGATCGCGACGAACGCGCGCAGGGGACGGCGCAGCGCGGCGCGGTGCGCGTTCCGCGCGAGGCGCGCGCGCATCGACGCGATCAGCGCCTGCGCCTGGGAAGCGCGGCCCGTTTCACGGCCGAGCTGCGCGATCGCGGCGAAATCGCCGGCGAGGTCGTCCACACGCAGCGTCAGCGTCCGCACGCCCGCGCGCGCGACGTCGTTCAGCTGCGCGGCCTCGTAGGTGATGCCGACGACGAGGTCGGGCCGCAGGGCGACGATCGCCTCGGCGTTGACGGTGTTGAGCGTCCCGACGCGCGGGAGCGATCGCGCACGTGCAGGCCGGTCGGAGAACGCGTCGACGCCGACGACCCGCGGCCCCGCACCGATCGCGAAGAGATCCTCGGTGAGCGACGGCGCGAGCGAGACGATGCGCGTCGCCGCGGCGGCAAGAAGCGCGAAAGCGAGGACTGGAGCCACGGACATCCACCTTGACGCGAGGCAGCGACGTCGTTGAAGAGGATGCTCGCACCGGTATCCTGACTCGCGGATCGTCGCCCTCGTGCCGGCGCCTTCCCGGTTTGTCGACCAGTGGCGGACGGCGGCTTCCCGCTTACAGTGGCGCGACCGTCCCGGAATTGCACCGGGTTCCCGTCGCGAGCAGATGAAAGCGCGCATTCGCTGGACGCACCGGCGGTCCTCGACGGCGGGGAATCATCCCGCCGAAGCGGTATCGGCCCGGATGCACGTTCCCATCCGCATCCATCTCGGATCGCTCGTCCTCGCGGAAGCGCTGCTTGCCGCGTGCGGCGGCGGCGGATCGGGCGGCGGCGGAGCGACCGTGCCGCAGACGACGGCGACGACGCCCGCTGCGAGCAACGGCGTCACGCTGCTCTCGGCGTACGGGAGCGCTCTCGTCGCGCGGGTCGCGCCGTCGTCGAACGATGCCGTGGTGCTGGCGCAGGCGGCGACGACGCCGACGGAGCCGTCGTCGGGCGCCTCGTTGACGCAGTACGCCGCGACGATCACCGACGCGGCCGGAACGACGGGCGCATCGGCGCAGCGCGCGGCGGCGTCGGCGCGCGCTGCGGAACTGCGCGCGCGCATCCTCGAGAATCGCGACGCCGAGCGCGCCGACGGCCTGCGCGAGCAGACGCTGCGCCCGGAACGGACGCGCGCGCTGCTGCGCGGCCTCACCGCGCAGCCCGCACGTGCGACCTCGTCCACGCGCACCACGCGCACCGTCGTTGGAACCGTGGGAACGCAGCGGCAGTTCTTCATCATCACCTCGAACATCGGCAACTCCGGCGGCTGCGCCGCCGGAACCGGCAACGGCCAATATCAATGCGCGAAGCAGATCACCGCGACGCTCGAAGCAGCCGGCGCGCACGGCAACATCTGGGTCGACGACGCATCGCTCGCGACGGCCGGCGAGTTCACGAATGTTCCGTCGGAGTTCCAGCAGGTCGCAGCCGACTTCGACCGCTACTGGCAGATCGAGACCAACGCGTTCGCCCAGCCGTTCTTCAGCGGCGCGCAGCCGATCGTCTTCGGCTACAGCAGCACGAAGACGCAGTGCGATACGAGCGGCAACCCGCTGCCGGCGTCGCAGTACACGAAAACCGATCTGAGCTCGGCGAACAACACCTCGATCGACATCGTGATCACCGACGCGCTCGCGGGTACCGGCGAGGGCGGCTACTACTACATCGTCGATGAGTTCCCGCAGTCGGTGTGGGAGTGCGCGAGCGCGCCCAAGCCGCTCAGCAACAACACCTCGATGTTCGTGCTCACCGGGAACAACTACACCAGCGGCCCCAATTTGGCCCAGTTCAACGAGACGTACTGGCTCAACACCGACGTCCCGCGCAGCCTCTCGCACGAATTTCAGCATCTGCTCCACGCGCATTACAAAGTGCTGCGCGCCGCGCTGAACGGCCAGCCGCAGACGG is a genomic window containing:
- a CDS encoding FecCD family ABC transporter permease, which encodes MALNLRRALALAALCALVAGAIALGIAAGAVAFDPRAIFAALAHPRAADQVSTVLWALRLPRVLIAALVGAALALSGSLLQGMLRNPLVDPYLTGGSAGAAFSIAVAIAIGMPPPLYGVLAFGVALGTTLGVASLARSGRGLSPERLILAGIAVSSLFAGMTTLVILLAPNASVSLSILAWLGGSLVGHGWSDLGWAALYAAVGAILAASVVPALNAIRVGDVRARSLGVDLERTRWIVLIAASLLTAAAVSVSGVIGFVGLIVPHVVRAFCGADTRWSIPASVPAGAGIVVVADTIARTAAPPLELPIGVLLSLLGVPAFLYIALRRSRIA
- a CDS encoding helical backbone metal receptor, giving the protein MAPVLAFALLAAAATRIVSLAPSLTEDLFAIGAGPRVVGVDAFSDRPARARSLPRVGTLNTVNAEAIVALRPDLVVGITYEAAQLNDVARAGVRTLTLRVDDLAGDFAAIAQLGRETGRASQAQALIASMRARLARNAHRAALRRPLRAFVAIGRDPIVTAGAGSYVDDLLRAANLANVAGAARTPWPEFSAERLLAAQPDLIIVPESATQFTGEPWARLRAVRAGHIVRVPDDDLLRPGPRVPDAVEALVTQAARWR